A region from the candidate division WOR-1 bacterium RIFOXYB2_FULL_36_35 genome encodes:
- a CDS encoding type II 3-dehydroquinate dehydratase produces the protein MKKILVIHGPNLDLLGQREIDVYGKFTLEEINSELNKSAKELGVELEIIQLAGEGEIVKKVGSAKKEGFSAIIINPGGYTHYSIAIRDAVAAVDIPTIEVHLSNIYAREEFRHTSVIAAVARGQVSGFGKESYLLGLRAAVASMR, from the coding sequence ATGAAGAAAATTCTAGTCATCCATGGGCCGAATTTAGATCTTTTAGGACAGAGGGAAATCGATGTTTATGGCAAATTTACCCTTGAAGAGATAAATTCCGAACTTAATAAATCGGCAAAAGAGCTTGGGGTGGAACTTGAAATAATTCAACTTGCAGGTGAAGGGGAAATTGTTAAAAAAGTAGGGTCAGCCAAAAAAGAGGGCTTTTCAGCAATAATTATAAACCCCGGAGGATATACTCATTACAGTATTGCGATCCGTGACGCAGTTGCCGCAGTTGATATTCCTACAATAGAGGTGCATCTTTCAAATATTTACGCACGCGAGGAGTTTCGCCACACATCTGTTATTGCCGCTGTAGCCCGCGGCCAAGTTTCAGGATTTGGAAAGGAAAGCTACTTATTGGGGCTTAGAGCCGCTGTTGCTTCTATGAGATGA
- a CDS encoding 2-C-methyl-D-erythritol 4-phosphate cytidylyltransferase — MKTTAIITAGGSGQRMGEPKQFLFLLGRPMLEWTIDAFKKCDAINEIILVVAKDNIAKAKVYGFKVAEGGEERTDSVRNGLALVSPDTDIVLIHDGARPLVTEKIIKRAVDGLKETGAAIVGVPVKDTVKQVNSEQCTVYRTLERSSLWQAQTPQAFRYDIIKKAYENAKSNATDDSKLVEDLGIKVKMVMGSYENIKVTTPEDLIIAEAFLKNRL; from the coding sequence ATGAAAACAACAGCCATCATAACAGCCGGCGGATCGGGACAGCGAATGGGTGAGCCCAAGCAGTTTCTTTTCTTGCTTGGACGACCTATGCTTGAATGGACAATTGACGCATTTAAAAAGTGTGATGCTATAAACGAGATAATTCTTGTTGTCGCAAAAGATAATATTGCAAAGGCAAAGGTTTATGGATTTAAAGTTGCAGAAGGGGGAGAGGAGCGGACCGATTCTGTTAGAAATGGATTGGCACTAGTTTCTCCTGATACCGATATTGTCCTAATACATGATGGAGCCAGACCCCTTGTTACGGAGAAGATTATAAAAAGAGCGGTTGATGGGTTAAAGGAGACGGGAGCTGCAATTGTTGGTGTGCCGGTGAAGGATACTGTAAAACAAGTGAACAGTGAACAGTGTACAGTGTACAGAACGCTTGAGAGAAGTTCTTTATGGCAAGCGCAGACACCCCAGGCGTTTCGATATGACATTATCAAAAAGGCATATGAAAATGCGAAATCAAATGCGACTGATGATTCAAAGCTGGTTGAGGATTTAGGGATTAAAGTTAAAATGGTTATGGGGAGTTATGAGAATATAAAAGTTACGACACCGGAAGATCTGATAATCGCAGAAGCTTTTTTGAAAAACAGATTATGA
- a CDS encoding anthranilate synthase component I: MFYPSKEQFIELSKQGNLIPVCKELVADMETPVSAFKKITASAKGDDYSFLLESVEGGENVARYSFLGTTPQKIFSFDGKKDPFSELEKIITRYKPVVVPNMPRFHGGLVGYISYDAVRFVENIPAKNKDDLKLPIAQFMLTDTILAFDHVKHKILIISNAFVENNPEKAYRDACEKISALEKKLKKSLKGDDFEIPSMPKKELKIRSNFTQKEYESVVEKAKEYIRSGDIIQVVPSQRFETKFDGDPFNVYRILRTINPSPYMYYLKFKDLKIVGASPEVMVRFENGKATLRPIAGTRPRGKTEKEDKSFEKELLASEKERAEHVMLVDLARNDLGRVCKANTIKIDEIMSVERYSHVMHIVSNVTGALSDDKNAFDLIRASFPAGTVSGAPKVRAMEIIDELENIKRGPYAGAIGYFSFSGEMDTCITIRTLILKNKKAYIQAGAGIVSDSVPSEEYQETCNKASAMLRAVELCG; encoded by the coding sequence ATGTTCTATCCATCAAAAGAACAATTCATAGAATTATCAAAACAGGGTAATTTAATCCCCGTCTGCAAAGAACTTGTTGCAGATATGGAAACCCCTGTTTCCGCATTTAAAAAAATTACAGCATCTGCAAAAGGTGATGATTACTCTTTTCTGCTCGAATCGGTCGAAGGGGGAGAAAATGTCGCAAGGTATTCATTCCTTGGAACTACTCCTCAAAAAATCTTCTCATTTGATGGCAAAAAAGACCCATTCTCCGAACTTGAAAAAATCATCACCCGGTACAAACCTGTAGTTGTTCCCAATATGCCCCGTTTCCACGGTGGTTTGGTTGGCTATATAAGCTACGATGCTGTCCGATTTGTAGAAAATATCCCCGCTAAAAATAAAGACGACCTAAAACTTCCTATCGCGCAATTTATGTTGACAGATACTATCTTGGCTTTTGACCATGTAAAGCACAAAATCCTTATAATATCTAATGCTTTTGTCGAAAATAATCCTGAAAAAGCATACCGGGACGCGTGCGAAAAAATATCGGCACTTGAAAAGAAATTAAAGAAAAGTTTAAAAGGTGATGATTTTGAAATCCCATCAATGCCAAAGAAAGAACTGAAAATCAGATCAAATTTTACACAAAAAGAGTATGAATCGGTCGTCGAAAAAGCAAAAGAGTATATCAGGTCGGGAGATATTATCCAGGTGGTTCCTTCGCAGAGGTTTGAAACAAAATTTGACGGTGATCCTTTTAATGTTTACAGGATTTTGCGGACAATAAATCCGTCACCATACATGTATTACCTCAAATTTAAAGACTTGAAAATAGTTGGCGCGTCTCCCGAAGTGATGGTGCGATTTGAAAACGGCAAGGCAACTTTAAGGCCAATCGCCGGAACTCGCCCTCGAGGCAAAACAGAGAAAGAAGATAAATCATTTGAAAAAGAACTTTTAGCGTCTGAAAAAGAGCGAGCCGAACATGTTATGCTTGTTGATCTTGCAAGAAATGACCTAGGTAGAGTTTGTAAAGCAAATACGATAAAAATAGATGAGATTATGTCTGTCGAGAGATACTCCCATGTTATGCATATTGTAAGTAATGTAACAGGAGCGCTTTCCGATGACAAAAACGCATTTGACCTTATCCGTGCATCTTTTCCTGCGGGAACAGTTTCAGGCGCTCCAAAAGTCCGTGCAATGGAGATAATCGATGAGCTTGAAAATATAAAACGGGGACCTTACGCTGGCGCAATTGGCTACTTTTCATTCTCCGGCGAGATGGATACATGTATAACTATAAGAACATTGATTTTGAAAAATAAAAAGGCTTACATACAAGCAGGGGCGGGAATTGTTTCCGATTCTGTGCCAAGCGAAGAGTATCAAGAGACCTGCAACAAAGCCTCGGCAATGCTTCGTGCTGTAGAGCTTTGCGGGTAA
- a CDS encoding rod shape-determining protein RodA, whose translation MSFLIAVGFLAIFSVTYKTALNENHSALFYLSKQFGSFIVGLIGMAFFAYLDYNHLKKIAIPLYIGMLALLVFVLFQGTSAYGAQRWINLGILSFQPSEITKLVVIIVLATYFTKRQGKSNPLLTLFIMGLPFLLIFKQPDLGTALVVAAISFGMLIWDKSSPIILAMIVTPFLSLMCRPNILLWCFYIFMVWFFLYFSRVKLWDMLIILGLNIGVGVAFPIIWGLLKEYQRMRIIAFLNPGIDPYGMGYHTMQSVIAVGSGGFLGKGFLQGTQTQLHFIPEQHSDFIYSAITEEFGFVGAMMVLFVLFVLIRKAFIIAGEARDYLGGILVCGAAMMIFFHVFISIGMVLGIMPVVGIPLPFVSFGGTALIVNMILVGIIQSVAMRRRDLIF comes from the coding sequence ATGTCTTTTCTAATAGCTGTCGGATTTCTTGCCATCTTTTCTGTAACGTACAAGACAGCCCTTAACGAAAATCATAGCGCTCTTTTTTATCTTTCAAAACAGTTCGGTTCTTTTATTGTTGGTCTTATTGGTATGGCTTTTTTTGCCTATCTGGATTATAACCACTTAAAAAAGATCGCGATTCCGTTATATATTGGAATGCTGGCTCTCCTTGTCTTTGTTCTTTTTCAGGGGACATCCGCTTATGGCGCGCAAAGATGGATTAATCTTGGGATTTTGTCTTTTCAGCCGTCAGAAATAACCAAGCTTGTTGTGATTATTGTTCTTGCAACTTATTTTACAAAAAGACAAGGCAAGTCCAATCCTTTGCTGACTTTATTTATAATGGGGCTCCCGTTCCTTTTAATATTTAAGCAGCCTGATTTAGGCACAGCATTGGTTGTTGCCGCAATCAGTTTTGGAATGCTCATATGGGACAAATCATCGCCGATTATCCTTGCAATGATTGTAACCCCATTTTTGTCACTTATGTGTCGGCCAAATATATTATTATGGTGTTTTTATATATTTATGGTTTGGTTCTTCTTGTATTTTAGTCGAGTTAAATTGTGGGATATGTTAATTATCCTCGGTTTAAATATTGGGGTGGGGGTTGCTTTCCCAATTATATGGGGATTGTTAAAAGAATATCAAAGAATGAGAATTATAGCCTTTTTAAATCCCGGAATTGATCCTTATGGTATGGGTTATCATACAATGCAAAGTGTCATAGCTGTCGGCTCGGGTGGATTTCTTGGAAAAGGTTTTCTTCAAGGGACTCAAACTCAGCTTCATTTTATTCCTGAACAGCATTCAGATTTTATATATTCCGCAATAACGGAAGAATTTGGTTTTGTAGGAGCTATGATGGTACTATTTGTTTTATTTGTTTTAATAAGAAAAGCTTTTATTATCGCAGGTGAGGCAAGGGATTATTTGGGGGGGATACTTGTTTGCGGGGCGGCTATGATGATCTTTTTTCACGTTTTTATTTCAATTGGCATGGTTTTAGGGATAATGCCGGTTGTTGGAATCCCACTTCCATTTGTAAGTTTTGGAGGGACGGCGCTTATTGTGAACATGATACTTGTGGGGATTATCCAGAGCGTTGCAATGAGGCGAAGGGATCTTATTTTTTAA